The Humulus lupulus chromosome 4, drHumLupu1.1, whole genome shotgun sequence genome has a window encoding:
- the LOC133831072 gene encoding uncharacterized protein LOC133831072 produces the protein MDLKPLKFPIFHGPIARRVLFRSFLFASALSIIPLVQILSGPYLKMLAPITSGDCSVHLRESTANFTPSWYVFQGRHLNPIWSSIEPTQCKEYMNLTVNVVRELRSKQLLSNGGKALCIGEGSTLAVKALQDLGFSDAYNVDEHRFFSLKRRQFVYKIDYEEKSFDFVYSRDLDMVSAPALLVLEIERVLKPGGLGAVLVSNGGGLTPNSVIRSATPISSVLKTSSIVHAIRLSNLTLIVFKKRMENAGYFEQYRLPADCPSLTNNRPFIEQMEPLVKEKPINSEINFSYLPKFVDLSTKKRLVYVDIGAGKHLNSNVTNWFPPSYPVESNAFNVYFVDHNTSVLMSYVKKPGITFVYHPGLSGANLNVSVDADLEPYLGDTGFDFLAWFKETLQYADFVVVKMNAGKVELKFLSELFESGAICYVDELFLHCPGFVDGEGAKSMDCMDLFRDLRDSGVFVHQWGGGDYSSTSTGVW, from the coding sequence ATGGATTTGAAGCCCCTGAAATTTCCGATCTTTCATGGACCTATAGCGAGGCGTGTGCTTTTCCGATCTTTCTTATTCGCCTCTGCTCTCTCCATAATCCCTTTGGTGCAGATTTTATCCGGGCCGTACTTGAAAATGCTCGCACCCATTACCTCCGGTGACTGCTCCGTTCATCTGAGAGAGTCAACTGCCAACTTCACTCCAAGTTGGTATGTGTTTCAGGGTCGCCATCTGAACCCCATTTGGAGTTCCATTGAACCTACGCAATGCAAGGAATATATGAATTTGACCGTTAATGTGGTCAGAGAGCTAAGGAGTAAGCAACTGTTGAGCAATGGTGGAAAAGCTCTCTGCATTGGTGAAGGGTCGACTTTGGCCGTGAAGGCATTGCAAGATTTGGGATTCTCTGATGCCTATAATGTTGATGAACATCGATTTTTCTCGCTTAAGCGCAGGCAGTTTGTATACAAGATCGATTACGAGGAAAAATCATTTGATTTCGTCTACTCTAGAGATCTAGACATGGTTTCCGCCCCTGCTCTTCTTGTGCTCGAGATCGAGCGCGTTCTTAAGCCTGGTGGACTTGGAGCTGTGCTTGTTAGTAATGGCGGTGGTTTGACACCAAATAGCGTGATCAGATCGGCTACCCCTATATCTTCGGTACTGAAAACTTCCAGCATTGTGCACGCCATTCGATTAAGTAACCTCACTCTCATTGTATTCAAGAAAAGAATGGAAAATGCTGGTTACTTTGAGCAATACCGCCTTCCAGCAGACTGCCCGTCTCTCACGAACAATAGACCTTTCATAGAGCAAATGGAGCCTCTTGTTAAGGAGAAGCCGATAAATTCTGAGATAAACTTCTCTTATCTGCCAAAATTTGTGGATCTCTCCACAAAGAAACGGTTGGTTTATGTCGATATTGGAGCAGGGAAGCATCTGAACTCGAATGTGACAAATTGGTTCCCTCCTTCCTATCCTGTCGAAAGCAACGCATTCAATGTTTATTTTGTTGATCACAACACTTCGGTCTTGATGTCCTATGTTAAGAAGCCCGGCATCACCTTTGTTTATCATCCTGGTCTATCTGGAGCCAACCTGAACGTTAGTGTAGATGCGGATTTGGAACCGTATTTGGgagatacaggttttgattttctAGCTTGGTTTAAGGAAACATTGCAATATGCAGATTTTGTGGTGGTGAAGATGAATGCAGGGAAAGTAGAACTGAAATTCCTCTCTGAGTTATTCGAAAGCGGAGCCATTTGCTATGTTGACGAGCTGTTTCTCCACTGCCCGGGTTTTGTAGATGGTGAAGGTGCAAAGTCCATGGATTGTATGGACCTGTTCAGAGACCTTCGCGACAGTGGTGTGTTTGTCCATCAATGGGGTGGTGGTGACTATAGTTCCACTTCCACTGGTGTTTGGTGA